The following proteins are co-located in the Nonlabens ponticola genome:
- a CDS encoding VOC family protein — MKIKSVRPFIGSADFKTSKEFYLTLGFKELWSSYSMSYFDYNGFGFYLQDAYVKDWVDNTMLFLEVSDLEETHQGFKSLDLKEKFPKSKLSEIVKDDWGDEFFLHDPLGILWHIGTFKDNQ, encoded by the coding sequence ATGAAAATCAAATCAGTAAGACCTTTTATAGGATCTGCAGACTTTAAAACTTCTAAAGAGTTTTACTTGACCCTAGGCTTCAAGGAATTATGGTCGTCTTACAGCATGTCCTATTTTGATTATAATGGCTTCGGCTTTTACTTGCAGGATGCCTATGTAAAAGATTGGGTTGATAATACCATGCTCTTTTTAGAAGTTAGTGATCTTGAGGAAACTCATCAGGGTTTTAAATCTCTTGATCTCAAGGAGAAATTCCCAAAATCAAAACTATCTGAAATTGTAAAAGACGATTGGGGCGACGAATTCTTCCTGCACGATCCATTGGGAATCCTGTGGCATATTGGGACTTTTAAGGACAACCAATAG
- a CDS encoding 4'-phosphopantetheinyl transferase family protein: MPLIKTITNAFNSTVYVWNIQESEAWLRSGIELNQNSINRLFTMSSELHRRGFLSIRHLLDAAGYNDHDLFYDDHGKPHLRDGRNISITHSFEYTAVIVSDVATGIDIEKQREKIKRIAIKFIGYEKEYLSQSLNEVEDLTVIWGAKESMYKSISKKGLGFKEHCKVSKFEQKDQKTTCKAVFEGNTWHYEAFFTSFEDFTLVYILPATA; the protein is encoded by the coding sequence ATGCCTCTTATTAAAACCATAACAAATGCCTTTAATTCGACCGTTTACGTGTGGAATATTCAAGAATCAGAGGCATGGTTAAGATCAGGAATAGAGCTCAATCAAAATAGTATCAACAGGCTATTTACCATGTCGTCAGAACTGCACAGACGTGGATTTTTAAGCATCAGGCATCTGCTTGACGCGGCAGGTTACAACGATCACGATTTATTCTATGATGATCATGGTAAGCCACATCTACGAGATGGTCGTAACATAAGCATCACGCACAGTTTTGAATATACCGCTGTTATCGTGAGCGATGTTGCAACTGGTATTGATATTGAAAAGCAGCGTGAGAAAATCAAACGCATTGCCATTAAGTTCATAGGTTATGAGAAAGAATACCTCTCGCAATCCCTAAATGAGGTAGAAGATTTGACGGTTATTTGGGGCGCCAAAGAATCTATGTATAAAAGCATTAGCAAGAAAGGTCTAGGTTTTAAGGAGCATTGTAAAGTCTCAAAATTTGAGCAAAAAGATCAAAAAACGACCTGCAAAGCCGTTTTTGAGGGCAATACGTGGCATTATGAGGCCTTTTTCACCTCTTTTGAAGATTTTACACTTGTTTACATTTTACCAGCGACGGCATGA
- the ahcY gene encoding adenosylhomocysteinase, whose translation MSTETIPYVPYKVKDISLAEYGRLEIELAEAEMPGLMALREEYGESQPLKGARIAGCLHMTIQTAVLIETLVALGADVTWSSCNIFSTQDHAAAAIAAAGIPVYAWKGMNEEEFNWCIEQTLFFGEDRKPLNMILDDGGDLTNMVFDEFPELAAGINGLSEETTTGVHRLYERMKNGTLVMPAINVNDSVTKSKFDNKYGCRESAVDAVRRATDTMLAGKRVVVCGYGDVGKGTAASFRGAGSIVTVTEIDPICALQAVMDGFEVKKLESVVGTADVVITTTGNKDIIRGEHFKSMRDKVIVCNIGHFDNEIDVAFLNNNYGDTKTEIKPQVDKYTIDGKDIILLAEGRLVNLGCATGHPSFVMSNSFTNQTLAQIELWTNVDAYENKVYMLPKHLDEKVAALHLSRMGAELTELKKDQADYIGVEVAGPYKPEYYRY comes from the coding sequence ATGAGCACAGAAACCATCCCATACGTACCTTACAAAGTAAAGGACATCTCACTAGCAGAATACGGCCGTCTAGAAATAGAACTTGCCGAGGCGGAAATGCCAGGACTTATGGCATTGAGAGAAGAGTATGGTGAATCACAGCCGCTTAAAGGTGCGCGCATCGCTGGATGCTTGCATATGACCATACAAACAGCCGTACTTATCGAGACGCTTGTCGCCCTAGGTGCAGATGTTACCTGGTCCAGTTGTAATATTTTCTCTACACAGGATCATGCTGCTGCTGCTATCGCCGCTGCTGGTATTCCTGTTTATGCCTGGAAAGGTATGAATGAAGAAGAATTTAATTGGTGTATCGAGCAAACGCTCTTCTTTGGTGAAGATCGCAAGCCACTCAATATGATCCTAGATGATGGTGGTGATTTGACTAACATGGTTTTTGACGAGTTCCCAGAACTTGCAGCAGGAATCAATGGATTGTCTGAAGAGACTACCACTGGAGTACACAGATTATACGAGCGCATGAAAAATGGAACGCTGGTAATGCCTGCCATCAATGTGAATGATTCTGTAACCAAATCTAAATTTGACAATAAGTACGGTTGTCGCGAGAGTGCAGTAGATGCCGTACGTCGTGCAACAGATACCATGCTAGCTGGTAAGCGTGTGGTAGTTTGCGGTTATGGTGATGTAGGTAAAGGTACCGCAGCATCATTTAGAGGTGCTGGTTCTATAGTTACAGTAACTGAGATTGACCCAATCTGTGCGTTGCAAGCCGTGATGGATGGATTTGAAGTTAAGAAACTAGAAAGCGTTGTTGGTACTGCAGATGTAGTTATCACAACTACTGGTAATAAAGACATCATACGTGGTGAGCATTTCAAGAGCATGCGCGACAAGGTGATCGTTTGTAACATAGGTCACTTTGATAACGAGATCGATGTCGCTTTCTTAAACAATAACTACGGCGATACCAAAACCGAAATCAAGCCACAGGTGGATAAGTACACGATTGACGGTAAGGATATTATCTTGCTAGCTGAAGGTCGTCTAGTTAACCTAGGTTGTGCAACAGGTCACCCAAGTTTTGTAATGAGTAACTCCTTTACAAACCAGACACTGGCGCAAATTGAGCTCTGGACAAATGTAGATGCCTATGAAAATAAGGTATATATGTTGCCTAAGCATCTAGACGAGAAAGTAGCAGCACTGCACCTTTCAAGAATGGGCGCAGAGCTTACCGAACTTAAGAAAGACCAGGCAGATTATATAGGCGTAGAAGTAGCTGGACCATATAAGCCAGAATATTATAGATATTAG
- a CDS encoding DUF4288 domain-containing protein — protein MSQEKISVEKNNWFIVEIIEKCEPANRDQTQDLRRVMTWGNHHLIKANSAEHAFDKAVQLGKECNYKFVNSDKIEMESSFVGIGELIPIYEDIEDGSELMWMDYGLISDRRTMKMPYQKKELMDLLKPKKGDHKS, from the coding sequence ATGTCTCAAGAAAAAATATCAGTGGAGAAAAATAATTGGTTTATTGTAGAAATTATTGAAAAGTGTGAACCAGCTAATCGAGATCAAACACAAGATCTGCGCAGAGTAATGACCTGGGGAAACCACCACTTAATAAAAGCTAATTCTGCAGAACATGCGTTTGATAAGGCTGTGCAATTAGGAAAAGAATGTAACTATAAATTCGTTAATTCCGACAAAATAGAAATGGAATCGTCCTTTGTTGGAATTGGAGAATTAATCCCTATTTATGAAGATATCGAAGATGGTTCTGAATTAATGTGGATGGATTATGGTTTAATTAGTGATAGAAGAACAATGAAAATGCCCTATCAGAAAAAAGAACTTATGGATTTATTGAAACCGAAAAAGGGTGATCATAAATCCTAA